The following proteins come from a genomic window of Nocardioides albertanoniae:
- a CDS encoding IclR family transcriptional regulator: MDSSSGVGVLDKAALVLTALESGPATLAGLVAGTGLARPTAHRLAVALEHHRLVARDMQGRFVLGPRLAELSAAAGEDRLLATAGPVLARLRDITGESAQLWRRQGDFRVCVAAAERPSGLRDTIPVGSQLTMRAGSAAQILIAWEDPERLHRGLQNAAFSAAALSGIRRRGWAQSIGEREAGVASVSAPVRSPGGKVIAAVSVSGPLERLSRQPGKMHAPAVLAAADRLSESLRRAAAE, from the coding sequence ATGGACAGTTCCAGCGGTGTAGGCGTGCTCGACAAGGCCGCCCTTGTGCTCACAGCCCTTGAGTCGGGCCCGGCGACCCTCGCGGGTCTGGTGGCCGGGACGGGCCTTGCCCGACCGACCGCGCACCGGCTGGCGGTCGCCCTCGAGCACCACCGGCTGGTCGCCCGTGACATGCAGGGACGCTTCGTGCTCGGCCCCCGCCTGGCCGAGCTCTCCGCCGCCGCCGGCGAGGACCGGCTGCTCGCGACCGCCGGGCCCGTGCTGGCGCGTCTGCGCGACATCACCGGCGAGTCCGCCCAGCTGTGGCGCCGCCAGGGCGACTTCCGCGTCTGCGTCGCCGCCGCCGAGCGCCCCTCCGGCCTGCGCGACACCATCCCGGTCGGCTCACAGCTGACCATGCGCGCCGGGTCGGCCGCCCAAATACTGATTGCGTGGGAGGACCCCGAGCGCCTCCACCGTGGCCTGCAGAACGCCGCCTTCTCCGCGGCCGCCCTCTCCGGCATCCGTCGCCGCGGCTGGGCCCAGTCGATCGGCGAGCGCGAGGCCGGTGTCGCCTCGGTCTCTGCCCCCGTACGCTCCCCCGGCGGCAAGGTCATCGCCGCCGTCTCCGTCTCCGGGCCCCTCGAGCGCCTCAGCCGCCAGCCCGGCAAGATGCACGCGCCCGCCGTGCTCGCCGCCGCCGACCGACTCTCGGAGTCGTTGCGGCGGGCCGCGGCGGAGTAG
- the leuC gene encoding 3-isopropylmalate dehydratase large subunit, producing the protein MGRTLSEKVWDEHVVRSTAGEPDLLYIDLHLIHEVTSPQAFDGLRLADRKVRRPDLTIATEDHNVPTLDWDKPIADPVSRTQVETLRKNTEEFGVRLHPLGDAEQGIVHVVGPQLGLTQPGMTIVCGDSHTSTHGAFGAIAFGIGTSEVEHVLATQTLMQDKPKTMAVTVNGALPEGVSAKDLILTLIAKTGTGGGQGYIVEYRGEAIRDLSMEARMTICNMSIEWGAKAGLIAPDETTFDYIQDKPEAPKGAEWDQAVAHWKSLVTDDDAVFDKEIVIDAAEVTPFVTWGTNPGQGVPLGAAVPSPDDFEDADAKIAAEKALTYMGLEAGTPMREVHIDTVFLGSCTNGRMEDLRTAADIIAGHKVADGTRFLVVPGSAKVRLQAEEEGLHKVFLDAGAEWRGAGCSMCLGMNPDTLAPGERSASTSNRNFEGRQGKGGRTHLVSPEVAAATAVRGTLSSPTDIALARA; encoded by the coding sequence ATGGGCAGGACCTTGTCGGAGAAGGTGTGGGACGAGCATGTCGTCCGGTCGACCGCGGGAGAGCCTGATCTCCTCTACATCGACCTTCACCTCATCCATGAGGTGACCAGCCCTCAGGCCTTCGACGGCCTGCGGCTGGCCGACCGGAAGGTGCGCCGCCCCGACCTCACCATCGCCACCGAGGACCACAACGTCCCGACCCTCGACTGGGACAAGCCGATCGCCGACCCGGTCAGCCGCACGCAGGTCGAGACGCTGCGCAAGAACACCGAGGAGTTCGGCGTACGTCTCCATCCTCTCGGTGATGCCGAGCAGGGGATCGTCCACGTGGTCGGCCCGCAGCTCGGGCTGACCCAGCCGGGCATGACCATCGTCTGCGGCGACTCGCACACCTCGACGCACGGTGCGTTCGGCGCGATCGCGTTCGGGATCGGCACTTCCGAGGTCGAGCACGTGCTGGCCACCCAGACGCTGATGCAGGACAAGCCGAAGACGATGGCGGTCACGGTCAACGGTGCGCTGCCCGAGGGCGTCAGCGCCAAGGACCTGATCCTGACCCTGATCGCCAAGACCGGCACCGGCGGCGGCCAGGGCTACATCGTGGAGTATCGCGGCGAGGCGATCCGCGATCTCTCCATGGAGGCCCGGATGACCATCTGCAACATGTCGATCGAGTGGGGCGCCAAGGCCGGTCTGATCGCGCCCGACGAGACCACCTTCGACTACATCCAGGACAAGCCCGAGGCCCCGAAGGGCGCCGAGTGGGACCAGGCCGTCGCGCACTGGAAGTCGCTGGTCACCGACGACGACGCGGTCTTCGACAAGGAGATCGTCATCGACGCCGCCGAGGTCACCCCGTTCGTCACCTGGGGCACCAACCCCGGCCAGGGCGTGCCGCTGGGCGCTGCCGTGCCGAGCCCCGACGACTTCGAGGACGCCGACGCCAAGATCGCCGCCGAGAAGGCGCTGACCTACATGGGCCTCGAGGCCGGCACCCCGATGCGCGAGGTGCACATCGACACCGTCTTCCTCGGCTCCTGCACCAACGGACGCATGGAGGACCTGCGTACGGCAGCCGACATCATCGCCGGCCACAAGGTCGCCGACGGCACCCGGTTCCTGGTCGTGCCGGGCTCGGCCAAGGTGCGTCTCCAGGCCGAGGAGGAGGGACTGCACAAGGTCTTCCTCGACGCCGGTGCCGAATGGCGCGGCGCGGGCTGCTCGATGTGCCTGGGCATGAACCCCGACACCCTCGCTCCCGGCGAGCGCAGCGCCTCGACCTCCAACCGCAACTTCGAGGGACGCCAGGGCAAGGGCGGCCGCACCCACCTGGTCTCGCCCGAGGTGGCCGCCGCCACCGCCGTGCGCGGCACCCTCTCGTCCCCGACCGACATCGCTCTCGCCCGAGCCTGA
- a CDS encoding lysophospholipid acyltransferase family protein produces MGKYRKFQEGKVGWPWTVAVGIVKPVLLATTKHQWEGGEKIPESGGAVIALNHVSEIDPFTAAHIVWDYGRRPSYLAKAGLFKGPLGKYLRAAGQIPVDRKAGSSSFDEAVKAVNEGSLVVVYVEGSITKDPDGWPMRGKSGAARIALATGAPVYPVGQWGAQELLPAYSLKPHLIGRKTIQMKVGDPVDLKDLEVQDHTVAVVSQATDRIMKAIVGLVAEIRGEEPPSELFDPKKAGVNETGDPRKSKKKDGN; encoded by the coding sequence GTGGGAAAGTACCGGAAGTTCCAGGAGGGCAAGGTCGGCTGGCCGTGGACAGTGGCCGTCGGCATCGTGAAGCCAGTCCTGCTCGCCACCACCAAGCACCAGTGGGAGGGTGGCGAGAAGATCCCGGAGTCCGGGGGCGCGGTGATCGCGCTCAACCATGTCTCCGAGATCGACCCGTTCACCGCGGCCCACATCGTATGGGACTACGGACGCCGCCCGAGCTATCTGGCGAAGGCCGGCCTGTTCAAGGGGCCGCTGGGCAAGTATCTGCGTGCCGCGGGCCAGATCCCCGTCGACCGTAAGGCCGGCTCGTCCTCCTTCGACGAGGCCGTGAAGGCGGTCAACGAGGGCAGCCTCGTCGTCGTGTACGTCGAGGGCTCGATCACCAAGGATCCCGACGGCTGGCCGATGCGCGGCAAGTCCGGTGCGGCTCGGATCGCGCTCGCGACCGGCGCCCCGGTCTACCCGGTGGGACAGTGGGGCGCGCAGGAGCTGCTCCCGGCGTACTCTCTCAAGCCGCACCTGATCGGCCGCAAGACGATCCAGATGAAGGTCGGTGACCCGGTCGATCTGAAGGATCTCGAGGTCCAGGACCACACCGTCGCGGTCGTCAGCCAGGCGACGGACCGGATCATGAAGGCGATCGTCGGCCTGGTGGCCGAGATCAGGGGCGAGGAGCCGCCCAGCGAGCTCTTCGACCCGAAGAAGGCCGGCGTGAACGAGACCGGCGACCCCCGCAAGAGCAAGAAGAAGGACGGCAATTGA
- a CDS encoding LCP family protein, whose amino-acid sequence MRSKTWSGTRTVAVTVAVTMLILAAGTGIATWAFYGHLNRNLDTSGDIQHLLDGADDNDDGPRRPLNILILGTDGRDCKGCSIDGESGAGGSDSTILLHVAADRKSAYGVSIPRDAIVDRPECTTEDGKKIDEAKDVMWNQAYALGGPICTARQTELLTGVPFDHYIALDFAGFRGMVDAVGGVTVCIPEAIDDKEHNIFLPAGTHNLRGKQALDYVRNRSSTPNADLGRMRRQQYFLTTLSTKVLSADTLTRPRRLAKFAAELSKSISTDIGSVSGLAELAAQMREIKPTGVEFVTVPNAGFPTGDPNWGRLRILPESDQLWQRMLDDRPLHDPRDPAPSSASPTTPANPGSASAAPGPTGSGSSAGPGSEAAPSDVPADAMSPEEKDKDAADNGLCAPA is encoded by the coding sequence ATGAGGAGCAAGACGTGGTCCGGCACGCGCACGGTCGCGGTGACCGTCGCGGTGACGATGCTGATCCTCGCGGCCGGCACCGGGATCGCCACCTGGGCCTTCTACGGCCACCTCAACCGCAACCTCGACACCAGCGGTGACATCCAGCATCTCCTCGACGGGGCCGACGACAACGACGACGGCCCCCGGCGACCGCTCAACATCTTGATCCTCGGCACCGACGGCCGCGACTGCAAGGGCTGCTCGATCGACGGCGAGAGCGGGGCCGGCGGATCCGACAGCACGATCCTGCTCCACGTCGCGGCCGACCGGAAGTCCGCCTACGGCGTCTCGATCCCCCGCGACGCGATCGTCGACCGCCCCGAGTGCACCACCGAGGACGGCAAGAAGATCGACGAGGCCAAGGACGTCATGTGGAACCAGGCGTACGCGCTCGGCGGCCCGATCTGCACCGCCCGCCAGACCGAGCTGCTGACCGGCGTGCCCTTCGACCACTACATCGCCCTCGACTTCGCCGGGTTCCGCGGGATGGTCGACGCGGTCGGCGGCGTCACGGTCTGCATCCCGGAGGCCATCGACGACAAGGAGCACAACATCTTCCTACCCGCCGGCACCCACAACCTGCGCGGGAAGCAGGCGCTCGACTACGTGCGCAACCGCTCCTCGACCCCCAACGCCGACCTGGGCCGGATGCGACGCCAGCAGTACTTCCTCACCACCCTGTCCACCAAGGTCCTCTCGGCCGACACGTTGACCCGCCCGCGCCGGCTGGCGAAGTTCGCCGCCGAGCTCTCCAAGTCGATCAGCACCGACATCGGCTCCGTCTCCGGCCTGGCCGAGCTGGCCGCCCAGATGCGCGAGATCAAACCGACCGGCGTCGAGTTCGTGACCGTGCCCAACGCCGGCTTCCCCACAGGCGACCCCAACTGGGGCCGGCTGCGGATCCTGCCCGAGTCCGACCAGCTGTGGCAGCGGATGCTCGATGACCGTCCGCTCCACGACCCGCGCGACCCGGCGCCCTCGTCCGCCTCGCCGACCACGCCCGCAAACCCCGGCAGCGCTTCGGCCGCGCCGGGCCCCACCGGGTCGGGATCGTCCGCCGGCCCGGGCTCCGAGGCGGCCCCGAGCGACGTACCGGCGGATGCGATGAGCCCCGAGGAGAAGGACAAGGACGCCGCCGACAACGGCCTGTGCGCACCCGCCTGA
- a CDS encoding NAD(P)H-dependent glycerol-3-phosphate dehydrogenase, which translates to MSERQGKVAVFGAGSWGTAFSVILADAGNDVTMWARREEVATAINDTHENPEYHPGTELPHNISATHDIEKAAHGAELVVLAAPSQTLRKNLTDWAPFLPKDVPLVSLMKGVELGTLERMSEVIAHVTGAGPERIAVVSGPNLSKEIIRREPAAGVVACADEEVAKTVQARVHSPGFRPYTSTDVVGCEIGGAYKNVVAISTGMAAGLGFGDNTQASLITRGLAETARLAMQLGANPITLMGLAGLGDLAATCSSPLSRNRTFGEKLGQGMTTADILASSHQVAEGAKSSHSLRELAAKVGVDAPLAQYVDDVVSGAKTVTAIMDEMLERPTKAETE; encoded by the coding sequence TTGAGCGAGCGTCAGGGCAAAGTAGCGGTTTTCGGAGCGGGCTCGTGGGGCACCGCGTTCTCGGTCATCCTCGCCGACGCCGGCAACGACGTCACGATGTGGGCGCGCCGTGAGGAGGTCGCGACAGCGATCAACGACACCCACGAGAACCCCGAGTATCACCCGGGCACCGAGCTGCCGCACAACATCAGCGCGACCCACGACATCGAGAAGGCCGCGCACGGAGCCGAGCTGGTCGTCCTGGCGGCGCCGTCGCAGACGCTGCGCAAGAACCTGACCGACTGGGCGCCGTTCCTGCCCAAGGACGTGCCGCTGGTCTCGCTGATGAAGGGCGTCGAGCTCGGCACCCTGGAGCGGATGAGCGAGGTCATCGCTCACGTCACCGGTGCCGGTCCCGAGAGGATCGCCGTGGTCAGCGGGCCCAACCTGTCCAAGGAGATCATCCGTCGTGAGCCCGCCGCCGGTGTGGTGGCGTGCGCCGACGAGGAGGTCGCGAAGACGGTCCAGGCGCGCGTGCACAGCCCGGGTTTCCGGCCCTACACCTCGACCGACGTCGTCGGGTGCGAGATCGGCGGGGCCTACAAGAACGTGGTCGCCATCTCCACCGGGATGGCCGCCGGCCTCGGCTTCGGTGACAACACCCAGGCCTCGCTGATCACCCGCGGTCTGGCGGAGACCGCCCGGCTGGCGATGCAGCTCGGCGCCAACCCGATCACCCTGATGGGTCTGGCCGGTCTCGGCGACCTGGCCGCGACCTGCTCCTCGCCGCTCTCGCGCAACCGTACGTTCGGGGAGAAGCTCGGCCAGGGCATGACCACCGCCGACATCCTCGCCTCCAGCCACCAGGTCGCCGAGGGCGCCAAGTCGTCCCACTCGCTGCGCGAGCTGGCCGCGAAGGTCGGCGTGGACGCGCCGCTGGCGCAGTACGTCGACGACGTCGTCTCCGGCGCCAAGACCGTCACCGCCATCATGGACGAGATGCTCGAGCGCCCGACCAAGGCCGAGACCGAGTAG
- the leuD gene encoding 3-isopropylmalate dehydratase small subunit: MDKFTTHTGVGVPLRRSNVDTDQIIPAVYLKRVTRTGFDDGLFAAWRNDPTFVLNNEAYAGASVLVAGPDFGTGSSREHAVWALMDYGFRVVISSRFGDIFRGNSGKAGLVAAKVDEKVVQRLWDHLEDNPGATITVDLESRTVRAGEGPDAIEDSFDIDDYTRWRLLEGLDDVGITLSHEDDIATYEATRPSFKPVTQHA; this comes from the coding sequence ATGGACAAGTTCACCACTCACACCGGCGTCGGCGTGCCGCTGCGCCGCAGCAACGTCGACACCGACCAGATCATCCCCGCGGTCTACCTCAAGCGCGTGACCCGCACCGGCTTCGACGACGGTCTGTTCGCCGCCTGGCGCAACGACCCGACCTTCGTGCTCAACAACGAGGCGTACGCCGGGGCCTCCGTGCTCGTCGCCGGCCCCGACTTCGGCACCGGCTCCTCGCGTGAGCACGCCGTCTGGGCGCTGATGGACTACGGCTTCCGCGTCGTGATCTCGAGCCGGTTCGGCGACATCTTCCGCGGCAACTCCGGCAAGGCCGGCCTGGTCGCCGCCAAGGTCGACGAGAAGGTCGTCCAGCGGCTGTGGGACCACCTCGAGGACAACCCCGGCGCGACGATCACCGTCGACCTGGAGTCGCGCACCGTCCGAGCCGGTGAGGGCCCCGACGCCATCGAAGACTCCTTCGATATCGACGACTACACCCGTTGGCGCCTCCTCGAGGGCCTCGACGACGTCGGCATCACCCTCTCCCACGAGGACGACATCGCCACGTACGAAGCCACTCGTCCCTCCTTCAAGCCAGTCACCCAGCACGCCTGA
- a CDS encoding arsinothricin resistance N-acetyltransferase ArsN1 family B, with amino-acid sequence MPTTPDRRIRPATADDAAACARIYAPYVENTVVSFETEPPSPEEMARRIEAATAEHAWLVLEVDAANGSEVIGYAYATQHRTRAAYRWACDVSIYLDQDRRGEGAGAALYTALFRALAERGYRRALAGIAIPNEASLGIHRSFGFTEVGTYRRIGWKFDAWHDVTWLQFDL; translated from the coding sequence GTGCCAACGACTCCGGACCGCAGGATCCGTCCAGCCACCGCGGACGACGCGGCCGCGTGCGCGCGCATCTACGCCCCCTACGTCGAGAACACCGTGGTCTCCTTCGAGACCGAGCCGCCGAGTCCCGAGGAGATGGCGCGCCGCATCGAGGCCGCGACCGCCGAGCACGCCTGGCTCGTCCTCGAGGTGGACGCCGCGAACGGCTCCGAGGTGATCGGCTACGCGTACGCCACCCAGCACCGCACCCGCGCGGCCTACCGCTGGGCCTGCGACGTGTCGATCTACCTCGACCAGGACCGTCGCGGCGAAGGCGCGGGCGCCGCGCTCTACACGGCCCTGTTCCGGGCCCTCGCCGAGCGCGGCTACCGCCGCGCCCTGGCCGGCATCGCGATCCCCAACGAGGCCAGCCTCGGCATCCACCGCTCCTTCGGCTTCACCGAGGTCGGGACGTATCGACGGATCGGCTGGAAGTTCGATGCCTGGCACGACGTCACCTGGTTGCAGTTCGATCTGTGA
- a CDS encoding Ada metal-binding domain-containing protein, translating into MDGTTSVNGLDLESCYRAVRSRDRRFDGIFYTAVSSTGIYCRPSCPARTPALVNVSFHRTAAAAQAAGYRACKRCRPDATPGSPEWDVAASLAGRAMRLIADGVVDREGVEGLAHRVGYSPRHLTRLLTTELGAGPLALARARRAQTARTLVETTELGFADIAFAAGFSSVRQFNDTVREVYAASPTDLRGRRGARRHADGTIALRLAVRTPFAGRALHAFLRDHLVPGVEAAGVAEGRRWFARTLDLPNGPGTLRIELTDIPAGETGFVHATFELADLRDTTAAVERARRLLDADCDPLAVADVFADDPVIGPLAAALPGLRVAGTVDGGELALRTIVGQQVSVAGARTVLAGMVAEHGRPIATGIDGLTHLFPAAETLAAADPAGLPMPRARGRAVTGLASALAAGELQLDRGTDRDVVHEQLMSQPGVGPWTADYVALRALGHPDIFLPTDLGIKRALDVLDAADADPAAWRPWRSYALLYLWTSLTAVEEL; encoded by the coding sequence ATGGACGGAACAACGAGCGTGAACGGCCTCGACCTCGAGTCGTGCTACCGCGCTGTTCGCTCACGGGACCGGCGCTTCGACGGGATCTTCTACACCGCTGTCTCCTCCACCGGCATCTACTGCAGGCCCTCCTGCCCGGCACGTACGCCGGCGCTGGTCAACGTCTCCTTCCACCGCACCGCGGCGGCCGCCCAGGCGGCTGGCTACCGGGCGTGCAAGCGCTGCCGCCCCGACGCGACGCCGGGCAGCCCCGAGTGGGATGTGGCGGCCTCGCTCGCCGGGCGCGCGATGCGGCTGATCGCCGACGGCGTCGTCGATCGTGAGGGCGTCGAAGGACTGGCCCATCGTGTCGGCTACTCGCCGCGTCATCTGACCCGGCTGCTGACCACCGAGCTGGGCGCCGGGCCGCTCGCCCTGGCGCGGGCCCGACGGGCGCAGACCGCCCGCACGCTGGTCGAGACCACCGAGCTCGGTTTCGCCGACATCGCCTTCGCGGCGGGCTTCTCGAGCGTGCGCCAGTTCAACGACACCGTCCGCGAGGTCTATGCGGCCTCGCCCACCGATCTCCGTGGCCGCCGTGGGGCCCGCCGTCACGCCGACGGCACGATCGCGCTACGCCTCGCGGTGCGTACGCCGTTCGCCGGCCGGGCGCTGCATGCCTTCCTGCGTGACCACCTGGTGCCGGGTGTCGAGGCCGCCGGGGTCGCGGAGGGGCGGCGGTGGTTCGCCCGCACGCTCGACCTTCCCAACGGGCCGGGCACGCTGCGCATCGAGCTCACCGACATCCCCGCGGGGGAGACGGGGTTCGTCCATGCCACCTTCGAGCTCGCCGACCTGCGCGACACCACCGCGGCCGTGGAGCGCGCCCGGCGTCTTCTCGACGCCGACTGCGACCCGCTCGCGGTGGCCGACGTCTTCGCCGACGACCCGGTCATCGGGCCGCTGGCCGCGGCCCTGCCGGGGCTGCGCGTGGCCGGCACCGTCGACGGGGGCGAGCTGGCACTGCGTACGATCGTGGGCCAGCAGGTCTCGGTGGCCGGCGCGCGCACCGTGCTGGCCGGGATGGTCGCCGAGCACGGACGCCCGATCGCGACCGGCATCGACGGCCTCACCCACCTCTTCCCGGCCGCGGAGACGCTCGCCGCCGCCGACCCGGCCGGCCTGCCGATGCCGCGCGCCCGGGGCCGCGCGGTCACCGGGCTCGCGTCCGCTCTTGCCGCCGGTGAGCTCCAGCTCGACCGTGGCACCGACCGCGACGTCGTGCACGAGCAGCTGATGAGTCAGCCCGGGGTCGGCCCCTGGACCGCCGACTACGTCGCCCTGCGCGCGCTCGGGCACCCCGACATCTTCTTGCCGACCGACCTCGGCATCAAACGAGCCCTCGACGTGCTGGATGCCGCTGACGCGGACCCCGCCGCGTGGCGCCCCTGGCGTTCCTACGCCCTGCTCTACCTATGGACATCACTGACTGCTGTGGAGGAACTCTGA
- a CDS encoding methylated-DNA--[protein]-cysteine S-methyltransferase, with amino-acid sequence MWTLVESPVGQLRLVANDGAITAIEFMPADYADGRVRGDRADDDPLLVECARQLAEYFAGDRTTFDLPLSPAGTAFQERVWDQLQKIDYGTTCSYGQIAGRLSMTGHGARAVGLANGRNPIPIVIPCHRVVGADGSLTGYAGGLDRKTALLGLESGALF; translated from the coding sequence ATGTGGACTCTCGTCGAATCGCCCGTGGGCCAGCTGAGGCTGGTCGCCAACGACGGCGCGATCACCGCGATCGAATTCATGCCCGCCGACTACGCCGACGGCCGCGTGCGCGGGGATCGGGCCGACGACGACCCGTTGCTCGTCGAGTGTGCCCGACAGCTGGCGGAGTACTTCGCCGGTGACCGGACCACCTTCGACCTCCCGCTGTCGCCGGCCGGCACCGCCTTCCAGGAGCGGGTCTGGGATCAGCTGCAGAAGATCGACTACGGCACCACCTGCTCCTACGGGCAGATCGCCGGCCGCCTCTCGATGACCGGTCACGGCGCCCGTGCCGTCGGGCTCGCCAACGGCAGGAACCCGATCCCGATCGTGATCCCGTGCCACCGTGTGGTGGGCGCTGACGGTTCGCTCACCGGCTACGCCGGCGGTCTGGACCGCAAGACCGCGCTGCTGGGCCTGGAGAGCGGCGCGCTGTTCTGA
- the cofC gene encoding 2-phospho-L-lactate guanylyltransferase encodes MPAPAPGYVVLLPVKPPARGKSRLVGLASHERADLARSFALDTTEACLATAAVGAVLVITDDSFFAAEVAQLGAAVIPDGVSGDLNGTLVQGSLEARRRWPHLRPVALCGDLPALRSADLGAALASVGAGAAYVEDAAGGGTTLYTAPYDRFRPAFGPGSAAAHLDGGAAALPGALDSLRHDVDTLEDLEAVRRLGLRPRTALASTRVASLG; translated from the coding sequence ATGCCCGCACCTGCACCCGGTTACGTCGTCCTGCTGCCAGTCAAGCCGCCCGCGCGCGGCAAGTCGCGGCTGGTCGGTCTGGCGTCGCACGAGCGGGCCGATCTCGCCCGCTCCTTCGCGCTCGACACCACCGAGGCGTGCCTGGCGACCGCGGCGGTCGGTGCGGTCCTCGTCATCACCGACGACTCGTTCTTCGCCGCCGAGGTCGCCCAGCTCGGCGCCGCCGTCATCCCCGACGGGGTCAGCGGCGACCTCAACGGCACCCTCGTGCAGGGCTCGCTCGAGGCCCGCCGCCGGTGGCCGCACCTTCGGCCCGTGGCCCTGTGCGGCGACCTGCCCGCGCTGCGCTCGGCCGACCTCGGCGCGGCTCTGGCCTCGGTGGGTGCTGGTGCGGCGTACGTCGAGGATGCGGCGGGTGGGGGCACCACCCTCTACACCGCCCCCTATGACCGTTTCCGGCCCGCGTTCGGGCCGGGTTCGGCCGCCGCTCACCTCGACGGCGGCGCGGCGGCCCTGCCGGGTGCCCTCGACTCGCTGCGACACGACGTGGACACCCTCGAAGACCTCGAAGCCGTACGCCGATTGGGGCTCAGGCCGCGCACCGCGCTCGCGTCGACGCGGGTCGCCAGCCTCGGCTGA
- the hutH gene encoding histidine ammonia-lyase, with amino-acid sequence MTYTTVPVGVGALTFDQVVAVARDNAQITLTDESLNAMATSRALIEDLAHDTRPHYGISTGFGALANTSIPPEHRAQLQASLVRSHAASSGAEIEKEVVRGLMLLRLSTLATGRTGVRPEVASTYAELLNAQITPVIGEYGSLGCSGDLAPLAHCALAAMGEGEVRDASGGLVPAADALAAAGITPVSLREKEGLALINGTDGMLAMLIMALADLDDLVATADIAGALSIEGLQGTDTVFASDLQELRPHAGQAVSAANIRAVLAESGIVADHRGTGFTRVQDAYSLRCAPQVHGAVRDTMAHAALVAKTELASAVDNPVVTLDGRVESNGNFHGAPVGYVLDFLAIATADLASISERRTDRFLDKARNHGLPPFLAHDPGVDSGHMIAQYTQAGIVSDLKRLAVPASVDSIPTSAMQEDHVSMGWNAARKLRRAITGAQQVVAIEILTAARAIDMRAPERPGPVGAALVEEIRRLVPAPGPDRFLSPDIKAVVGLVTDGTLLSRARSLTSVL; translated from the coding sequence ATGACCTACACCACGGTTCCCGTCGGGGTCGGCGCACTCACCTTCGACCAGGTAGTCGCCGTCGCCCGTGACAACGCCCAGATCACCCTCACCGACGAGTCTCTGAACGCGATGGCCACAAGCCGCGCGCTCATCGAGGATCTCGCCCACGACACCCGGCCCCACTACGGCATCTCGACAGGTTTCGGCGCTCTGGCCAACACCTCGATCCCGCCCGAGCACCGCGCCCAGCTGCAGGCCTCGCTGGTGCGCTCGCACGCCGCGTCGTCCGGCGCCGAGATCGAGAAGGAGGTCGTCCGCGGCCTCATGCTGCTGCGCCTCTCGACCCTGGCCACCGGCCGCACGGGCGTACGCCCCGAGGTCGCCTCGACCTACGCCGAGCTCCTCAACGCCCAGATCACCCCCGTGATCGGCGAGTACGGCTCGCTCGGCTGCTCCGGCGACCTGGCCCCGCTCGCGCACTGCGCGCTCGCGGCGATGGGCGAGGGCGAGGTACGCGACGCGTCCGGTGGGCTCGTGCCGGCGGCTGACGCGCTGGCGGCTGCCGGGATCACCCCGGTCAGCCTCCGCGAGAAGGAGGGGCTGGCGCTGATCAACGGCACCGACGGGATGCTGGCGATGCTCATCATGGCGCTCGCCGATCTCGACGACCTGGTCGCCACCGCCGACATCGCCGGAGCGCTCAGCATCGAGGGCCTCCAGGGCACCGACACCGTCTTCGCCTCGGATCTGCAGGAGCTGCGCCCGCACGCCGGACAGGCCGTCTCGGCCGCCAACATCCGCGCGGTGCTGGCCGAGAGCGGCATCGTCGCCGACCACCGTGGCACCGGGTTCACCCGCGTGCAGGACGCCTACTCGCTGCGCTGCGCGCCCCAGGTGCACGGCGCGGTGCGCGACACGATGGCCCACGCCGCCCTGGTGGCCAAGACCGAGCTCGCCAGCGCGGTCGACAACCCGGTGGTCACCCTCGACGGCCGGGTCGAGTCCAACGGCAACTTCCACGGTGCACCGGTCGGCTACGTGCTCGACTTCCTGGCGATCGCCACCGCCGACCTCGCCTCGATCTCCGAGCGCCGCACCGACCGCTTCCTCGACAAGGCTCGCAACCACGGCCTGCCGCCGTTCCTGGCCCACGACCCCGGCGTCGACTCCGGGCACATGATCGCGCAGTACACGCAGGCCGGGATCGTCTCCGACCTCAAGCGCCTCGCCGTGCCGGCGTCGGTCGACTCCATCCCGACGAGCGCGATGCAGGAGGACCACGTCTCGATGGGCTGGAACGCCGCCCGCAAGCTGCGCCGCGCGATCACCGGCGCTCAGCAGGTCGTGGCCATCGAGATCCTCACCGCTGCCCGTGCCATCGACATGCGCGCTCCCGAACGCCCCGGCCCGGTGGGCGCCGCGCTGGTCGAGGAGATCCGCCGGCTCGTCCCCGCTCCTGGGCCCGACCGGTTCCTCTCCCCCGACATCAAGGCCGTCGTCGGCCTCGTCACCGACGGCACCCTGCTCTCCCGGGCGCGCTCGTTGACGTCGGTGTTGTGA